A genomic segment from Geitlerinema sp. PCC 7407 encodes:
- a CDS encoding ribosomal protein L7/L12: MRFLRKTAAGFLLTFGFLLLLVPAVVLPDREATQDDRDGAWGCLAMGIPVTAWGGWIVWGLYSDRRKARLKQVQDAFYRLVRQHHGRVTVLNFAMEAELPGEEAKAFLDARSREFGVTFDVMEDGGIVYQFPVIGLEEPPVMAAAEPAAVLAGGDRVDVVLLDFPPNQKIPLIKVLREMTGLSLAATKDMTDQVPSVIGSNVEQAVARQWQQRLSAVGATVQLRSR; this comes from the coding sequence GTGAGATTTCTTCGCAAAACTGCGGCGGGGTTTTTGTTGACGTTTGGATTTTTGCTGCTGCTGGTGCCAGCGGTGGTTTTGCCCGATCGCGAGGCGACCCAAGACGACCGAGATGGGGCTTGGGGCTGTTTGGCCATGGGGATTCCGGTGACGGCGTGGGGCGGCTGGATCGTGTGGGGCCTCTACAGCGACCGTCGCAAGGCCAGACTGAAGCAGGTTCAGGATGCGTTTTATCGGCTGGTGCGCCAGCACCATGGCCGGGTAACGGTGCTGAACTTTGCCATGGAGGCGGAGCTGCCGGGGGAAGAGGCTAAGGCTTTTTTGGATGCGCGATCGCGCGAATTTGGCGTCACCTTTGATGTGATGGAGGACGGGGGAATTGTCTATCAGTTTCCCGTGATTGGGCTGGAGGAGCCCCCGGTGATGGCCGCAGCCGAGCCCGCAGCCGTGCTGGCTGGGGGCGATCGCGTGGATGTGGTGCTGCTGGACTTCCCGCCTAACCAAAAAATTCCCTTGATCAAGGTGTTGCGCGAGATGACGGGCCTGAGCCTCGCAGCGACCAAGGACATGACCGATCAAGTCCCTAGCGTGATCGGCAGCAATGTGGAGCAGGCAGTGGCCCGCCAGTGGCAGCAGCGCCTGAGCGCCGTGGGAGCGACAGTGCAGCTGCGATCGCGCTAG
- the panB gene encoding 3-methyl-2-oxobutanoate hydroxymethyltransferase, producing MAVTVRQLMQRKQQSQPIVAATAWDYAFANLMDESGVDLVLVGDSLAMVALGYSTTLPITLEEMLHHAKAVRRGVKQALVVCDLPFLSYQESLSQAIHSAGRVLKESGAEAVKVEGGYPAIAETVARLVQVGIPVLGHVGLTPQSVHQLGYRQQGKTDDGGEKVLQEAIALEQAGAFAVVLEHIPAELGRRITETLSIPTIGIGAGPHCDGQVLVTADLLGLSDRQPPFARVYANLRQTITQAIAQYAQEVRTRQFPPERADSGR from the coding sequence ATGGCGGTCACCGTTCGACAATTGATGCAGCGTAAACAGCAGTCCCAGCCCATCGTGGCGGCGACGGCCTGGGACTACGCGTTTGCCAATCTGATGGACGAGTCCGGGGTGGATTTGGTGCTGGTGGGGGATTCTCTGGCCATGGTGGCGCTGGGCTACTCGACGACGCTGCCCATCACGCTGGAGGAGATGCTGCACCACGCCAAGGCGGTGCGCCGGGGGGTCAAACAGGCGCTGGTGGTGTGTGATTTGCCGTTTCTGAGCTACCAGGAGAGCTTGTCCCAGGCGATCCACTCGGCGGGTCGAGTCCTCAAGGAGTCGGGCGCGGAGGCGGTGAAGGTGGAGGGCGGCTATCCGGCGATCGCCGAGACGGTCGCTCGACTGGTCCAGGTGGGCATTCCAGTGCTGGGGCACGTGGGGCTGACGCCGCAGTCCGTGCACCAGCTGGGCTACCGCCAGCAGGGCAAGACCGACGATGGGGGCGAAAAGGTTTTGCAGGAGGCGATCGCCCTGGAGCAGGCAGGGGCCTTTGCGGTGGTGCTAGAGCACATTCCAGCCGAGCTGGGCCGCCGAATTACCGAAACCCTCAGCATTCCGACCATTGGCATCGGTGCCGGTCCCCACTGCGATGGCCAGGTGCTGGTGACGGCGGATTTGCTGGGGCTAAGCGATCGCCAGCCGCCCTTTGCCCGGGTATACGCCAACCTGCGCCAAACCATTACTCAGGCGATCGCTCAGTACGCCCAGGAGGTACGGACTCGCCAGTTTCCCCCAGAGAGGGCGGACTCGGGGCGCTGA
- a CDS encoding helix-turn-helix transcriptional regulator, which yields MELIRTLMHAQQLSVRKVSARIAEVHGGSDFGYTQQISRILNDPDYDPSFATVQKILSALNLSVWEIPRSDASLKTLEAQVSQLTQDVGHMRAQLAALEGAIAALAAQQGSLSAPSPPSLGETGESVPPGRTERSPE from the coding sequence GTGGAACTGATTCGAACGCTGATGCACGCTCAGCAGCTCAGCGTGCGCAAGGTCTCAGCCCGGATCGCCGAGGTGCACGGAGGCAGCGATTTTGGCTATACCCAGCAGATCAGCCGCATCCTCAATGACCCGGACTACGACCCCAGCTTTGCCACCGTGCAAAAAATTCTCTCAGCCCTCAACCTGTCGGTTTGGGAAATCCCGCGCTCCGATGCCAGCCTCAAAACCCTCGAAGCGCAGGTCAGCCAGCTGACCCAGGACGTGGGCCACATGCGGGCGCAGCTGGCGGCCCTGGAAGGGGCGATCGCCGCTTTGGCCGCCCAGCAAGGCTCCCTCAGCGCCCCGAGTCCGCCCTCTCTGGGGGAAACTGGCGAGTCCGTACCTCCTGGGCGTACTGAGCGATCGCCTGAGTAA
- a CDS encoding type II secretion system F family protein produces the protein MQILVGDRPGVIASLEQMGSLLASGCTLAQALAMSSAKGKRDWQTYCREVAARLRQGQDLTDAMAGHPRTRRYWTPWALALLAAAEASGTLPEFFPVLAADAEQERRQRRRQREMGRSLGLMWLSLLGAIALAIGGLSAAVRLDLWFLALAGSLLVWGMATGQVSWHPRGPTDRETVEQLAALAIPLQAGLSVVASLDLLSRYTPPALRRPWRLAQSQVQLGLPLSQAIALPAVARQILISGEETGDLAPALEHIRQYVREQAEQRSRQLQIYLRLGNMVVLGLLVAIAAVQLLRTLIGLLGT, from the coding sequence GTGCAAATCTTAGTGGGCGATCGCCCTGGTGTCATTGCCAGTTTGGAACAGATGGGGTCGCTGCTTGCTTCGGGGTGCACCCTGGCTCAGGCGTTGGCGATGTCCAGCGCCAAGGGAAAGCGCGACTGGCAAACCTATTGCCGAGAGGTGGCGGCGCGCCTCCGGCAGGGCCAAGACTTGACCGACGCGATGGCGGGCCATCCGCGCACCCGCCGCTACTGGACGCCGTGGGCGCTCGCCCTGCTGGCGGCGGCTGAGGCCAGCGGCACCCTCCCCGAATTTTTCCCAGTGCTGGCGGCGGATGCGGAGCAGGAGCGCCGCCAGCGCCGCCGTCAGCGGGAGATGGGGCGCTCCCTTGGGCTGATGTGGCTGTCGCTGCTGGGGGCGATCGCCTTGGCCATCGGAGGCCTGTCAGCGGCGGTGCGGCTGGACCTGTGGTTCTTGGCGCTGGCGGGGTCGCTGCTGGTGTGGGGGATGGCGACGGGGCAGGTCTCGTGGCACCCGCGCGGGCCTACGGATCGAGAAACGGTGGAGCAGCTGGCGGCCTTGGCGATCCCGCTGCAAGCGGGCCTATCGGTGGTGGCTTCCCTCGATCTGCTCAGCCGCTACACGCCGCCCGCCCTGCGCCGACCCTGGCGGCTCGCCCAGAGCCAGGTGCAGCTGGGTTTGCCCCTGAGTCAGGCGATCGCCCTGCCTGCTGTTGCGCGCCAGATCCTGATCAGCGGCGAAGAAACGGGAGATCTGGCTCCGGCCCTGGAACACATTCGTCAGTACGTGCGCGAACAGGCCGAGCAGCGATCGCGCCAGCTCCAGATCTATTTGCGTTTGGGAAATATGGTCGTCCTGGGCTTGCTCGTGGCGATCGCCGCTGTGCAGCTTTTGCGCACGCTGATCGGTCTGCTGGGCACCTAG
- a CDS encoding DUF2808 domain-containing protein, with translation MLRPNKQQRWSWAIALGLGLGSTVVPGALAVRLRDGKVHFVQPPSLVSATTTRNEASAWSATYYFTVAVPENADEPLGQLMLEQREGVDTLRYRLGETFAYEGGDRQRLIAVGEVTQDLSQRRVTVTFDPPVEPGRTVTLGLRPVRNPRYDGVYLFGVTAVPAGDNPQSQFLGYGRLHFYGGSDLYLWRGYPWY, from the coding sequence ATGCTGCGACCCAACAAACAACAACGGTGGAGCTGGGCGATCGCCCTGGGTTTGGGGCTGGGGAGCACGGTGGTTCCGGGGGCGCTGGCGGTGCGGCTGCGCGACGGCAAGGTTCACTTTGTGCAGCCCCCGAGCTTGGTGAGCGCCACGACCACCCGCAACGAGGCCAGCGCCTGGAGCGCAACCTACTATTTCACGGTGGCGGTGCCCGAAAACGCCGATGAGCCCCTCGGCCAGCTGATGCTGGAGCAGCGGGAGGGAGTAGATACGCTGCGCTATCGCCTGGGAGAAACCTTTGCCTATGAGGGGGGCGATCGCCAGCGCCTGATTGCGGTGGGCGAGGTGACCCAGGATCTTTCCCAACGCCGGGTGACGGTGACCTTTGACCCGCCGGTGGAGCCTGGACGGACGGTGACCCTGGGGCTGCGGCCGGTGCGAAACCCCCGCTATGACGGCGTGTATCTGTTTGGCGTGACGGCGGTCCCGGCGGGGGACAATCCCCAGAGCCAATTTCTCGGCTATGGACGGCTACACTTCTATGGGGGCAGCGACCTGTATCTTTGGCGGGGATATCCCTGGTACTAG
- a CDS encoding TMEM165/GDT1 family protein, with protein MDWQLLGLSFATVFISELGDKSQLAAIALGGSTKSPKAVFFGAAAALLVASFLGVLVGGGTGYLLPTRVVKAIAAAGFAIMALRLLWPQKEAPDASETMSQGPRN; from the coding sequence ATGGACTGGCAACTGCTGGGACTGAGCTTTGCGACGGTCTTTATTTCTGAGCTGGGAGACAAAAGCCAGCTGGCGGCGATCGCCCTGGGCGGGAGCACGAAGTCTCCGAAGGCCGTGTTCTTTGGGGCGGCGGCGGCGCTGCTGGTGGCCAGCTTCCTGGGGGTGCTGGTGGGCGGCGGGACCGGATACCTGCTGCCGACTCGGGTGGTGAAGGCGATCGCGGCCGCTGGCTTTGCGATCATGGCCCTGCGCCTGCTATGGCCACAAAAAGAAGCCCCTGATGCATCAGAAACGATGTCCCAAGGGCCCCGAAATTAG
- a CDS encoding TMEM165/GDT1 family protein: MTSSARPSESLAAESWSAPNAAVTLAPEEAIAPAAPQDSAKSTDSSQMRQSLQVFGSTFVTIFLAEIGDKTQLTTLLMSAESQAPWIVFAGASLALISTSLAGVLLGRWLASRVSPRALETAAGCILLSLAVWLVFDIVTAA; the protein is encoded by the coding sequence GTGACTTCCTCTGCACGCCCGTCCGAATCCCTGGCCGCTGAATCCTGGTCGGCGCCTAACGCAGCAGTGACCCTTGCTCCTGAAGAGGCGATCGCGCCAGCAGCGCCCCAAGATAGCGCCAAATCGACTGATTCATCCCAGATGCGGCAGAGTTTGCAGGTGTTTGGCTCCACCTTCGTCACCATTTTCTTGGCGGAGATTGGCGACAAAACCCAGCTCACAACCCTGCTGATGAGCGCCGAGTCCCAGGCTCCCTGGATTGTGTTTGCGGGGGCGTCTCTGGCGCTGATTTCTACCAGCTTGGCGGGGGTGCTGCTGGGGCGCTGGCTGGCCTCCCGCGTGTCGCCGCGCGCCCTAGAAACGGCGGCGGGCTGCATCCTGCTGTCGTTGGCGGTGTGGCTGGTGTTCGATATTGTGACCGCTGCCTAG
- a CDS encoding YkgJ family cysteine cluster protein has product MATWQCVKQCGACCHLDPADRPDLGEYLSSEELMLYLSMVGEDGWCINFDHNTRQCQIYDDRPRFCRVQPDIFQDMYGIEADEVNDFAIDCCRQQIEGVYGDRSLEMLRFDREIGL; this is encoded by the coding sequence ATGGCAACTTGGCAATGCGTCAAACAATGTGGGGCTTGTTGCCATCTTGACCCCGCTGATCGACCGGACCTCGGCGAATATCTCTCCTCAGAGGAGCTAATGCTGTACCTCAGCATGGTGGGGGAAGATGGCTGGTGCATCAACTTTGACCACAATACGCGGCAGTGCCAGATTTATGACGATCGGCCCCGCTTTTGCCGCGTGCAGCCCGACATTTTCCAGGATATGTACGGCATCGAAGCCGACGAGGTCAACGACTTTGCCATTGACTGCTGCCGCCAGCAGATCGAAGGAGTCTACGGCGATCGCAGCCTCGAAATGCTTCGCTTTGACCGCGAAATTGGTCTTTGA
- the psb30 gene encoding photosystem II reaction center protein Ycf12/Psb30, with amino-acid sequence MDFLTSFAGGVNWEALIQVSLVGLIMISGPVVIFLLAARGGNL; translated from the coding sequence ATGGACTTTCTGACTAGCTTTGCTGGTGGCGTCAATTGGGAAGCCTTGATTCAAGTTTCGTTGGTCGGTCTCATCATGATCTCTGGGCCGGTCGTGATCTTCTTGCTGGCGGCTCGCGGCGGCAACCTCTAA
- a CDS encoding GAF domain-containing protein — translation MTSSFSGNMLATLSLANRQGNLTDRVRDLPVAQFVALLEQITREFEHFLRAIDLINNEALEVMLEEILEAFTLKIGQILQADRTTIFLADHEKEQLWAKLAQGEGEKPLEIRIPIDAGIAGHVATSGEGLNIPDAYAHPLFNPEVDRQTGYRTRNILCMPIFSKQGQVVAVVQLLNKLTDLPFDAQDEQLFREFALSIGIILESCNTFYIAARNQKGVAALLKATSCLAQSLDLERTLRAVMNEARLLMQADRSTLFLLDRDRHELWSKVAKADGQESIEIRIPADRGIAGYVASTGQTLNIPNAYEDPRFDPTTDRRTGYKTRSLLCMPVFNSEGDLIGVTQLINKQQGSFTSSDEEFMRAFNIQAGIALENAQLFESVLQEKQYQKDILQSLSDAVISTDLQGRIVTINGAALELLGCPVRQGSRSAEHLWERQLVGRLVWEVVPIENLQMRLMDSLTCGARHYVPEQGLTVGLYTLEEPPQEDNGRSPGAEQDEGMVILAIRDRAHPDRFLSWNLPPLDKPYEIHGYTMPPTLPQDEVREIERSINLTVNPLTDPDGGVRGGLIVLEDISQEKRMKTTMYRYMTPGVAERVMALGDDALMVGERRDVTILFSDIRGYTTLTENLEADKVVSLLNQYFETMVEAVFNHEGTLDKFIGDALMAVFGAPLPLENHALMSVLAALDMRRRLEEFNRGRLDQPQIRIGIGISSGEVVSGNIGSQKRMDYTVIGDGVNLSSRLESVTKEYGCDIILSEFTYRLCRDRIWVRELDKIRVKGKQEAVSIYELIGDRQQPLDSPFHELLALYNAGRSAYQNRDFQAAIAQFEQVLQRRPDDRAAAIHLERAHAYLLSPPPASWDGVHTMTQK, via the coding sequence ATGACCTCCTCTTTCTCGGGTAACATGCTGGCCACGCTGTCCCTGGCCAACCGCCAAGGCAATCTGACGGATCGGGTCCGAGACTTGCCCGTGGCGCAGTTCGTGGCGTTGCTAGAGCAGATTACCCGCGAGTTTGAGCATTTTCTGCGGGCGATCGATCTGATCAACAACGAAGCCCTAGAAGTCATGCTCGAGGAGATTCTAGAGGCCTTCACGCTGAAAATTGGCCAGATTCTCCAAGCTGATCGCACCACCATTTTCTTGGCCGATCACGAGAAGGAGCAGCTCTGGGCCAAGCTGGCCCAAGGGGAAGGCGAGAAACCCCTCGAAATCCGGATCCCCATTGATGCGGGCATTGCGGGCCACGTGGCGACCAGCGGCGAGGGGCTCAACATCCCCGACGCCTACGCCCACCCGCTGTTTAACCCAGAGGTCGATCGCCAGACCGGCTACCGCACCCGCAATATTCTCTGCATGCCGATCTTTAGCAAGCAGGGCCAGGTGGTGGCCGTGGTGCAGCTGCTCAACAAGCTGACGGATTTGCCCTTTGACGCCCAGGATGAGCAGCTTTTTCGGGAATTTGCCCTGTCAATCGGCATCATTCTGGAGAGCTGCAACACGTTCTACATCGCGGCGCGCAACCAAAAAGGGGTAGCGGCGCTGCTGAAGGCGACGTCCTGCCTGGCCCAGAGCCTTGATCTGGAAAGGACGCTGCGGGCGGTGATGAATGAGGCGCGCCTGCTGATGCAGGCGGACCGCAGCACCCTGTTTCTGCTCGATCGCGATCGCCACGAACTGTGGTCCAAGGTCGCCAAAGCCGACGGCCAGGAATCCATCGAGATCCGCATTCCCGCCGATCGCGGCATTGCGGGCTATGTGGCCTCCACGGGCCAAACTTTGAATATTCCAAACGCCTACGAAGATCCCCGCTTTGACCCGACCACCGATCGCCGCACCGGCTACAAAACCCGCAGCCTGCTGTGCATGCCGGTGTTTAACTCGGAAGGCGACCTGATCGGCGTCACCCAGCTCATTAACAAGCAGCAGGGCAGCTTCACCAGCTCCGATGAGGAGTTTATGCGGGCTTTCAATATCCAGGCGGGCATCGCCCTGGAAAATGCCCAGCTTTTCGAGAGCGTCTTGCAGGAGAAGCAGTACCAAAAAGACATTTTGCAGAGCCTCTCGGATGCGGTGATCTCCACCGACTTGCAGGGGCGCATTGTCACGATCAACGGGGCGGCGCTGGAGCTGCTGGGCTGTCCGGTGCGCCAGGGCTCCCGCTCGGCAGAACATCTCTGGGAGCGCCAGCTGGTGGGCCGCCTCGTGTGGGAGGTGGTGCCCATCGAGAATCTGCAAATGCGCCTGATGGACAGCCTGACCTGCGGCGCGCGGCACTATGTGCCGGAGCAGGGGCTGACGGTGGGGCTCTACACGCTGGAGGAACCGCCCCAGGAAGACAACGGGCGATCGCCCGGGGCTGAGCAGGACGAGGGAATGGTGATCTTGGCGATACGCGATCGCGCCCATCCCGATCGCTTCTTGAGCTGGAACCTGCCGCCCCTCGATAAACCCTACGAAATCCACGGCTACACCATGCCGCCGACCCTGCCCCAGGACGAAGTGCGGGAAATCGAGCGCAGCATCAACTTAACGGTGAATCCCCTGACGGACCCCGATGGCGGGGTGCGAGGCGGCCTGATCGTCCTCGAGGACATCAGCCAAGAAAAGCGCATGAAAACCACGATGTACCGCTACATGACGCCGGGAGTCGCCGAGCGGGTCATGGCCCTCGGGGACGACGCCCTGATGGTCGGAGAGCGGCGGGATGTGACCATCCTGTTCTCGGATATTCGCGGCTACACCACCCTGACGGAGAACCTGGAAGCGGACAAGGTGGTGTCCCTGCTCAACCAGTATTTCGAGACCATGGTGGAGGCGGTGTTCAACCACGAGGGCACCCTCGACAAGTTCATCGGGGATGCCTTGATGGCGGTCTTTGGGGCGCCGCTGCCGTTGGAAAACCACGCGCTGATGAGCGTGCTGGCGGCCCTAGACATGCGGCGACGTCTTGAGGAATTTAATCGGGGACGGCTCGATCAGCCCCAAATTCGCATCGGGATCGGCATTAGCTCGGGGGAGGTGGTTTCGGGCAACATCGGCTCCCAAAAACGTATGGACTACACGGTGATCGGGGACGGGGTGAACCTGAGCTCGCGCCTCGAAAGCGTCACGAAGGAGTACGGCTGCGACATTATTTTGAGCGAGTTTACCTATCGCCTGTGCCGCGATCGCATTTGGGTGCGCGAACTCGACAAAATCCGCGTCAAGGGCAAGCAAGAGGCGGTGAGCATCTACGAACTGATCGGCGATCGCCAGCAGCCCCTCGACAGCCCGTTTCACGAACTGCTGGCGCTCTACAATGCGGGCCGCTCCGCCTACCAAAACCGAGACTTCCAGGCGGCGATCGCGCAATTTGAGCAGGTTTTGCAGCGACGGCCTGACGATCGCGCTGCCGCCATTCACCTCGAGCGCGCCCACGCCTACCTCCTGTCGCCGCCCCCGGCCTCCTGGGACGGCGTCCACACCATGACCCAGAAATAG
- a CDS encoding zinc ribbon domain-containing protein: protein MHCPRCHQSVSRQAIHCPHCGLTLKAHGHPGITLHRATDAASLCATCTYDADDTCNFPQRPHAQTCTLYHDVAEPLVQDVLPPAPLGVRLQRWLRRYGIWAIVMAIALISVAIALLP, encoded by the coding sequence ATGCACTGTCCCCGCTGCCATCAGTCCGTTAGCCGTCAGGCCATTCACTGTCCCCACTGCGGCCTCACCCTCAAGGCCCACGGTCATCCCGGCATCACGCTCCACCGAGCCACCGACGCCGCCTCGCTGTGCGCCACCTGCACCTACGACGCCGACGACACCTGCAACTTTCCCCAGCGGCCCCACGCTCAAACCTGCACGCTCTATCACGACGTTGCTGAGCCCCTCGTCCAGGACGTCCTGCCCCCCGCTCCCCTCGGCGTCAGGCTCCAGCGCTGGCTGCGCCGCTATGGCATCTGGGCCATTGTGATGGCGATCGCCTTGATTAGCGTCGCGATCGCCTTGCTGCCCTAG
- the nblS gene encoding two-component system sensor histidine kinase NblS, producing MLTLFKTLKDIIARWWSEFTLQTKLMAAATLVVSLIMSGLTFWAVNTIQQDARLSDTRFGRDLGLLLAANVAPLVADDQLTEVARFSHRFYSSTTSIRYMLYADQDGEIFLGIPFSESEVQNSLTIQRRIQLPENYTTKWEEPLVRQHLTPDGEVADVFVPLIHEGKYLGVVALGINPNPTVVTSSHLTRDVTIAVFVSIWVMVILGAVFNALTITKPIKELLVGVKNIAAGNFKQRVDLPLGGELGELIYSFNEMAERLERYEEQNIEELTAEKAKLETLVSTIADGAVLLDPNLRVILVNPNASRMFGWDAQAIAGENVLYHLPQALKAELTRPLYQLAQGDREGAEFRVTLTEPTSRTVRVLLTTVLDQYRENVKSVAMTIQDITREVELNEAKSQFISNVSHELRTPLFNIKSFIETLHEFGDDLTEEERCEFLETANRETDRLTRLVNDVLDLSRLESAKRYHFEPVDISQPIEQTLRTYQLNARDKGIELLQEIEPNLPAVYGNYDLLLQVFANLVGNALKFTKSGGKVAIRAYWLDMQVRPDHLNLGHVRIEVSDTGIGIDLEDQTAIFDRFFRVENRVHTLEGTGLGLSIVRNIMEKHHTLMHLVSEVGVGTTFWFDLSAYDDSLLLDRAPACDLPSAVEEGRIQADVDTIETAVNDSLPANR from the coding sequence TTGCTGACTCTCTTTAAGACCCTCAAAGACATCATTGCCCGCTGGTGGTCAGAGTTTACCCTTCAGACCAAGCTCATGGCGGCTGCCACCCTGGTGGTTTCCCTCATCATGAGTGGCTTGACGTTTTGGGCCGTCAACACCATCCAGCAGGACGCGCGCCTGAGCGATACCCGCTTTGGCCGCGACTTGGGGCTGCTGCTGGCCGCGAACGTGGCTCCGCTGGTGGCGGATGACCAGCTCACCGAGGTAGCGCGATTTTCCCATCGCTTCTACAGCAGCACCACGAGCATTCGCTACATGCTCTATGCCGATCAAGATGGCGAAATCTTTTTGGGGATTCCGTTTTCGGAATCTGAGGTCCAAAACTCCCTGACGATCCAGCGCCGCATCCAGCTGCCAGAAAACTACACCACCAAGTGGGAAGAGCCCCTGGTCCGCCAGCACCTGACGCCCGATGGCGAGGTGGCGGATGTGTTTGTGCCGCTGATCCACGAGGGGAAATATTTGGGCGTGGTGGCCTTGGGCATCAACCCCAATCCGACGGTGGTCACGTCGTCCCACTTGACGCGAGATGTGACCATTGCGGTGTTTGTCTCGATTTGGGTGATGGTGATTTTGGGCGCGGTGTTTAACGCCCTGACGATCACTAAGCCGATCAAAGAGCTCCTGGTCGGCGTAAAAAATATCGCGGCGGGCAATTTCAAGCAGCGAGTCGATTTGCCCCTGGGGGGCGAGCTGGGGGAGCTGATCTACAGCTTCAATGAGATGGCGGAGCGCCTAGAGCGCTACGAGGAGCAAAACATCGAGGAGCTGACGGCGGAGAAGGCGAAGCTGGAAACTCTGGTCTCGACGATCGCTGATGGAGCAGTGCTGCTGGACCCCAATCTGCGCGTGATTTTGGTCAACCCCAATGCCAGCCGCATGTTTGGCTGGGATGCCCAGGCGATCGCCGGCGAAAATGTCCTCTACCACTTGCCCCAGGCCCTCAAGGCAGAGCTGACCCGGCCCTTGTATCAGCTGGCCCAGGGCGATCGCGAAGGGGCTGAGTTTCGGGTGACCCTGACGGAGCCCACCAGCCGCACGGTGCGGGTGCTGCTGACCACGGTCCTCGACCAGTACCGCGAAAACGTCAAAAGCGTGGCGATGACCATTCAGGACATCACCCGCGAGGTCGAGCTCAACGAGGCGAAGAGCCAGTTTATCAGCAACGTCTCCCACGAGCTGCGCACGCCGCTGTTTAACATCAAGTCCTTTATCGAGACGCTCCACGAGTTTGGCGATGACCTGACCGAGGAGGAGCGCTGCGAGTTTCTGGAGACGGCCAACCGCGAAACCGATCGCCTAACCCGCCTGGTGAACGATGTCCTCGACCTGTCGCGCCTGGAGTCGGCGAAGCGCTATCACTTCGAGCCGGTGGACATCAGTCAGCCCATCGAGCAGACCCTGCGCACCTACCAGCTCAACGCCCGCGACAAGGGGATCGAGCTGCTGCAAGAGATTGAGCCGAATCTGCCAGCGGTCTATGGCAACTATGACCTGCTGTTGCAGGTGTTTGCCAATCTGGTGGGCAACGCGCTGAAGTTTACGAAGTCGGGGGGCAAGGTGGCGATCCGCGCCTACTGGCTGGACATGCAGGTGCGGCCGGATCACCTCAATTTGGGCCATGTGCGCATCGAGGTGTCCGATACGGGCATTGGCATCGATCTGGAAGACCAGACGGCGATTTTTGACCGCTTTTTCCGGGTGGAGAACCGCGTCCACACCCTGGAAGGAACGGGCCTGGGCCTGTCGATCGTGCGCAACATCATGGAGAAGCACCACACCCTGATGCACCTGGTCAGCGAGGTGGGCGTGGGGACGACATTCTGGTTTGATCTGTCGGCCTACGACGACAGCCTGCTGCTCGATCGCGCCCCGGCCTGCGATCTGCCGTCGGCGGTGGAAGAGGGCCGGATCCAGGCGGATGTAGACACGATCGAGACGGCGGTGAATGATTCGCTGCCGGCGAACCGCTGA
- the map gene encoding type I methionyl aminopeptidase encodes MGEPIVLLSKRELEKMRAAGSLAAELLDHLAPMIQPGVTTLEINDEAERWTKAHGAVSAPLGYHGFPKSICTSINEVVCHGIPSKQQVLQDGDIINVDVTPILDGYYGDASRTFFVGTPSPVAKKLVDVTEECLRRGIEAVKPDARIGDIGAAIQEYAEAEGFSVVRDFVGHGINRIFHTEPQVPHYGTRGKGRRLRPGMVFTIEPMINEGTWEVEVLEDEWTAVTLDRKLSAQFEHTIAVTEDGYEILTLRR; translated from the coding sequence ATGGGCGAACCAATTGTTTTGTTGTCCAAGCGAGAGCTGGAAAAAATGCGGGCGGCGGGCAGTCTCGCGGCGGAGCTGCTCGATCACCTCGCGCCAATGATCCAACCCGGCGTGACGACGCTCGAAATCAACGACGAGGCGGAGCGCTGGACCAAGGCTCACGGCGCGGTCAGTGCGCCGCTGGGCTACCACGGCTTTCCCAAGTCAATTTGCACCAGCATCAACGAGGTGGTGTGCCACGGCATCCCTAGCAAGCAGCAGGTCTTGCAGGACGGTGACATCATCAACGTGGACGTGACGCCGATCCTCGATGGCTACTACGGCGACGCGTCCCGGACATTCTTTGTGGGGACCCCCTCCCCCGTCGCCAAAAAGCTGGTGGACGTGACCGAGGAGTGCCTGCGCCGGGGCATCGAGGCGGTCAAGCCGGACGCTCGGATCGGCGATATTGGGGCGGCGATCCAGGAGTATGCCGAGGCAGAAGGCTTCTCGGTGGTCCGGGATTTCGTGGGTCACGGCATCAACCGCATTTTTCATACGGAGCCGCAGGTGCCCCACTACGGGACGCGGGGCAAGGGGCGCCGCCTGAGACCGGGCATGGTCTTTACGATCGAGCCGATGATCAATGAAGGCACCTGGGAAGTCGAGGTGCTGGAGGACGAGTGGACGGCGGTCACCCTCGATCGCAAGCTGTCGGCTCAGTTTGAGCACACCATCGCGGTGACGGAGGACGGCTACGAGATTTTGACGCTGCGGCGCTAG